From one Helicobacter ibis genomic stretch:
- a CDS encoding methionine ABC transporter permease: MDYKLLNILLEATIDTLYMSIVATTIATALAIIPAILLVLHAPNGLSPNRAIFVVLDTITNTLRSFPFLILMVVLFPFTQWLIGKSIGASAAIVPLSIGAAPFIVRIIESALKEVDRGVIEASLSFGASNLQIIFRVMFIEALPSIVSGITLALILVIGFSAMAGAVGGGGLGDVAIKYGYYRFQSDIMLYTVLILIFLVQLIQSFGDFLYRKLKR, from the coding sequence ATGGATTATAAATTGTTAAATATATTATTAGAAGCTACAATTGATACTCTTTATATGAGTATTGTAGCAACTACAATTGCTACTGCTTTAGCGATTATTCCCGCTATTTTGCTTGTGTTACATGCACCAAATGGACTATCTCCAAATAGAGCCATATTTGTCGTGCTAGATACTATTACAAATACTCTTAGGTCTTTTCCTTTTTTGATTTTGATGGTTGTGTTATTTCCATTTACGCAATGGCTAATAGGAAAAAGTATAGGTGCTAGTGCCGCTATTGTTCCTTTAAGTATTGGTGCTGCACCATTTATAGTTAGAATAATAGAATCTGCGTTAAAAGAGGTTGATAGAGGTGTTATTGAAGCTTCACTTAGTTTTGGGGCTAGTAATTTGCAAATCATTTTTAGAGTAATGTTTATAGAGGCATTACCCAGCATTGTATCTGGCATTACACTTGCTTTAATACTTGTCATTGGCTTTAGTGCTATGGCTGGTGCAGTAGGCGGTGGAGGACTTGGCGATGTTGCTATAAAATATGGTTATTATAGATTTCAAAGCGATATTATGTTATATACTGTGTTGATTTTAATCTTCTTAGTTCAATTAATCCAAAGTTTTGGTGATTTTTTATATAGGAAATTAAAACGATGA
- a CDS encoding methionine ABC transporter ATP-binding protein translates to MNFIEVNQVYKKYGKLEVLKNINLSIKQGSIFGLVGHSGAGKSTLLRTFNGLEGINSGSIKIDGVEVTSLKKESLRKLRKNIGMIFQHFSLMDRKSVYENIILPLECWGEKIDKDRIYNLLELVGLKDRAKHYPSELSGGQKQRVAIARALVMNPKLLLSDEATSALDPLITSSILDLLLEIKEKLGVTIVIVTHEMEVVKKICSEAAFMENGEILKCGSIESLFLEPDKKMREFLGENEILPSSGVNIRIYFPKEVASNPIITKMARELDIDCNIVWGNLESFGGIALGVLVINIQEDIKEKVFSYLSTHGTNWEIVD, encoded by the coding sequence ATGAATTTCATCGAAGTAAATCAAGTTTATAAAAAATATGGCAAACTGGAAGTTTTAAAAAATATTAATTTAAGTATAAAGCAAGGTTCAATTTTTGGTCTTGTAGGACATAGTGGTGCTGGGAAGAGCACATTGCTTAGGACATTTAACGGGCTTGAGGGTATAAATAGTGGTAGTATTAAAATAGATGGAGTTGAAGTTACATCTCTAAAAAAGGAATCTTTGCGAAAGTTACGCAAAAATATTGGCATGATTTTTCAGCATTTTTCGCTTATGGATAGGAAAAGTGTGTATGAAAATATAATCTTGCCACTAGAATGTTGGGGAGAGAAGATAGATAAAGATAGAATCTATAATCTACTTGAGCTAGTTGGGCTAAAAGATAGGGCCAAGCATTATCCAAGTGAGCTTAGTGGAGGTCAAAAGCAAAGAGTAGCTATCGCTAGGGCATTGGTTATGAATCCTAAATTACTTCTTAGTGATGAGGCGACAAGTGCGCTTGATCCACTAATTACAAGTTCTATTTTAGATTTATTGCTAGAAATTAAAGAAAAGCTTGGTGTCACAATTGTTATTGTTACACATGAAATGGAAGTTGTAAAAAAGATATGTAGCGAGGCTGCATTTATGGAAAATGGAGAGATTCTAAAATGCGGAAGCATTGAATCGCTATTCCTAGAACCAGACAAAAAAATGAGAGAGTTTTTGGGAGAAAATGAGATATTACCAAGTAGCGGGGTTAATATAAGAATCTATTTTCCAAAGGAAGTAGCAAGCAATCCAATTATCACAAAAATGGCAAGAGAGCTTGATATAGATTGTAACATAGTATGGGGGAATTTAGAATCTTTTGGTGGTATCGCACTTGGTGTGCTTGTTATAAATATACAAGAGGATATAAAAGAGAAAGTCTTTAGTTACCTAAGCACACATGGGACAAATTGGGAAATAGTTGATTAA
- a CDS encoding primosomal protein N' produces MFYYKILPLKHNLQELTYYSKIPLKIGQIVEVELINKIIHGVVFLESNKPNFECKEAVASEYFLSKIQLSIAEFITSYYFTTRAISYGLFTPFKNKDTKLDSIEFKLQSLSQAQNLALNFIKDRQSTLLFGDTGSGKTEIYIHLINEALKNRQNAIFLMPEISLTPQMEKRLKAVFGDILAFWHSKVSKKKKNEILNLIYDNKIRILAGARSALFLPIHSLGLIIIDEEHDDAYKSSSNPTYHARDVALYLAQKHNIKILLGSATPSLSTYYRFKENNSMYRLKGTYYNSNKKFVFCENSEDKIIINSLQNTIDSNNQAIVFLPTRANFKYLICKSCSTSIHCPNCSVGMSLHLKNKKLKCHYCQHTQEIPQRCPCGGELSSQRIGTQEYVKYLQSNLKDSKIQCFDRDEITTQKKLTHILNEFNKRKIDILVGTQMLSKGHDYHNVKLSVILGIDYIAQSCDYRANEKAISLLLQLAGRSGRKDSGLVLIQSKNKEYLQNYLQDYESFLKDELLIREHLYPPYMRLALVKISHINKDKAILIMEKLISKIKQNLKSKTTIVGYGESPIQKLSNKWRFSIMLRSTEAKNLHDSLLILRGENCTIDIDPIDFV; encoded by the coding sequence TTGTTCTACTATAAAATATTACCACTAAAACATAATCTACAAGAGCTAACATACTATTCTAAAATACCACTAAAAATAGGACAAATAGTAGAAGTAGAGTTAATAAACAAGATAATACATGGTGTTGTATTTTTAGAATCTAATAAACCAAATTTTGAATGCAAAGAGGCAGTTGCAAGCGAATATTTTCTAAGCAAGATTCAATTATCAATAGCAGAATTTATTACTAGTTATTATTTTACAACAAGAGCCATTAGCTATGGGCTATTTACACCATTTAAAAACAAAGATACAAAGCTAGATTCCATAGAATTCAAACTACAAAGCCTAAGCCAAGCACAAAATTTGGCACTAAACTTCATAAAAGATAGACAAAGCACACTTTTATTTGGTGATACTGGAAGTGGCAAAACAGAAATATACATACATTTAATAAATGAAGCACTAAAAAATAGACAAAATGCAATCTTTCTAATGCCTGAAATCTCGCTAACACCACAAATGGAAAAGAGACTAAAGGCGGTTTTTGGGGACATTTTAGCCTTTTGGCATTCAAAAGTTAGCAAAAAAAAGAAAAATGAAATACTAAACTTAATTTATGATAATAAAATAAGAATCTTAGCTGGTGCAAGATCTGCATTGTTTTTGCCAATACACTCTTTAGGGCTAATAATAATCGATGAAGAGCATGATGATGCATACAAATCAAGCTCAAACCCAACATACCACGCAAGAGATGTAGCACTCTATCTTGCACAAAAACATAATATAAAAATACTTCTAGGATCTGCAACACCAAGCCTCTCTACATATTATAGATTCAAAGAAAATAATTCTATGTATAGACTAAAAGGCACTTACTATAATTCAAACAAAAAATTCGTATTTTGTGAAAATAGTGAAGATAAAATAATTATAAACTCACTACAAAACACCATAGATTCAAATAATCAAGCAATAGTATTTCTCCCAACTAGGGCAAATTTCAAATACTTAATATGCAAATCTTGTAGCACTAGCATACACTGCCCAAATTGTAGCGTTGGAATGAGTTTGCACTTAAAAAATAAAAAACTAAAATGCCACTATTGCCAACACACACAAGAAATCCCACAAAGATGTCCTTGTGGAGGTGAATTAAGTAGCCAAAGAATAGGCACACAAGAATATGTAAAATATCTACAAAGCAATCTAAAAGATTCAAAAATTCAATGCTTTGATAGAGATGAGATAACAACACAAAAAAAACTAACACACATTCTTAATGAGTTTAACAAAAGAAAAATAGATATTTTAGTTGGCACTCAAATGTTATCAAAAGGACATGATTATCACAATGTAAAACTAAGTGTAATTTTAGGCATAGATTACATAGCTCAAAGCTGTGATTATAGGGCAAATGAAAAAGCAATATCTTTACTATTGCAACTAGCTGGACGAAGCGGAAGAAAAGATTCTGGATTAGTTCTAATTCAAAGCAAAAATAAAGAATACTTACAAAATTATCTGCAAGATTACGAATCTTTTTTAAAAGATGAATTACTAATTAGAGAGCACCTATACCCACCATATATGCGTTTAGCACTTGTAAAAATCTCACACATAAACAAAGATAAAGCGATTTTAATAATGGAAAAATTAATCTCCAAAATAAAACAGAATCTAAAAAGCAAGACAACAATAGTAGGATATGGGGAATCTCCAATTCAAAAGTTATCCAACAAATGGAGATTTAGTATCATGCTAAGAAGTACAGAAGCAAAGAATCTGCATGATTCTTTGCTAATATTGCGTGGAGAGAATTGCACAATCGATATAGATCCTATTGATTTTGTATAA
- a CDS encoding cation acetate symporter: MNKILLGFIISISSVFGAAVDVGSAGMSSFNPIAVSMFVIFVLATLGITFYSNKKSQSASGFYTAGGNITGLQNGTAIAGDFMSAASFLGITALVFTNGFDGLIYSIGFLAGWPIILFLIAEKFRNLGKFTFADITAYRLDSKPIRVISAISALSVIVFYLIAQMVGAGQLIQVLFGLPYATAVILVGILMICYVVFGGMHATTWVQIIKAILLLGGATFMSIMILYLTKFDLSYYFAEAVKNHPQGEKIMLPGGFLPDTISAVSLGLALMFGTAGLPHILMRFFTVKDAKEARKSVFYATGLIGYFYILTFIIGFGAIALLLGNPNFLNEDGSYNGISNMIAVTLAQVIGGDLFLGFISAVAFATILAVVAGLAISGAGAISHDLFVNVCKNGECDPKLEMKVTKIATIGIGILAIFLGIIFEKQNVAFTVGLAFAIAASVNFPILLLSIYWKELTTKGAFFGGLIGLIFVVVLVVLSPSIWVKSFGFEEAIFPYDHPAIFSMPLTFVLIYVISKLDNSKRATIDRAGFEAQDFRAQSGVGISEAVAH, encoded by the coding sequence ATGAATAAAATATTGTTAGGATTTATTATTAGTATTTCAAGTGTTTTTGGTGCTGCTGTTGATGTGGGTAGTGCTGGTATGTCTAGCTTCAATCCTATTGCAGTTAGTATGTTTGTGATATTTGTTCTTGCGACTTTGGGAATTACTTTTTATTCAAACAAAAAATCACAAAGTGCAAGTGGTTTTTACACTGCAGGTGGTAATATCACAGGATTGCAAAATGGAACTGCTATTGCAGGAGACTTTATGAGTGCGGCTAGTTTTTTGGGGATTACTGCACTTGTTTTTACAAATGGTTTTGATGGGCTTATTTATTCTATTGGTTTTTTGGCTGGTTGGCCTATTATTTTGTTTTTGATTGCTGAAAAATTCAGAAATCTAGGGAAATTCACATTTGCAGATATTACTGCATATAGATTAGATTCAAAGCCCATTAGAGTTATATCTGCTATTTCTGCACTTAGCGTAATTGTATTTTATTTAATCGCACAAATGGTTGGTGCAGGGCAACTAATACAAGTGTTATTTGGGCTTCCGTATGCTACTGCTGTTATTTTGGTTGGAATTTTAATGATTTGCTATGTTGTATTTGGTGGTATGCATGCGACAACTTGGGTGCAAATTATTAAGGCTATTTTATTGCTTGGTGGAGCGACTTTTATGTCGATTATGATTTTATATTTAACCAAATTTGATCTTAGTTATTACTTTGCAGAAGCGGTGAAAAATCACCCTCAAGGTGAGAAAATAATGTTACCTGGAGGATTTTTGCCTGATACTATTTCTGCTGTTTCTTTGGGACTTGCTTTGATGTTTGGAACTGCTGGGCTTCCTCATATTTTAATGAGATTTTTCACGGTTAAAGACGCAAAAGAGGCTAGAAAGTCAGTATTTTATGCAACCGGTCTTATAGGATATTTTTATATCCTTACATTTATTATTGGCTTTGGTGCTATTGCATTATTGCTTGGGAATCCAAACTTCTTAAACGAAGATGGAAGCTACAATGGTATTTCAAATATGATTGCTGTTACTTTAGCACAAGTGATTGGCGGTGATTTATTTTTAGGATTCATCTCTGCAGTTGCATTTGCTACTATTTTGGCAGTAGTTGCTGGACTTGCTATTTCTGGTGCTGGAGCTATAAGTCATGATTTGTTTGTAAATGTGTGTAAAAATGGAGAATGCGATCCAAAGTTAGAGATGAAGGTTACCAAAATTGCAACAATTGGCATTGGAATCTTGGCGATATTTTTAGGGATTATTTTTGAGAAGCAAAATGTAGCTTTTACCGTTGGATTGGCATTTGCCATAGCAGCTAGTGTCAATTTTCCTATATTATTACTTAGCATATATTGGAAAGAATTAACTACAAAAGGTGCATTTTTTGGTGGATTAATAGGACTTATTTTTGTGGTTGTATTAGTTGTCTTAAGCCCTAGCATTTGGGTGAAGAGCTTTGGATTTGAAGAGGCTATCTTCCCATATGATCACCCGGCTATTTTTTCTATGCCACTTACTTTTGTGTTAATTTATGTTATTTCTAAACTTGATAATTCAAAACGAGCTACAATCGATAGAGCAGGATTTGAAGCACAAGATTTTAGAGCACAGAGCGGAGTTGGTATAAGCGAGGCAGTAGCACATTAG
- a CDS encoding DUF485 domain-containing protein, translating into MERNSNYYESINKFKRFVTLRNKVATTLSIVVLICYYVFVAGIGLFPDVLGYRLGPSSITLGIMVGIFLIILCILTTGLYTFFANKYFDKVQQEVIEDLEKSGALDDLKLGKTKERENYE; encoded by the coding sequence ATGGAGCGCAATAGCAATTATTACGAATCTATAAATAAATTTAAGAGATTTGTTACTTTAAGAAACAAAGTTGCCACTACACTATCAATAGTAGTGCTTATATGTTACTATGTTTTTGTAGCTGGAATTGGATTGTTTCCCGATGTGTTGGGTTATAGGCTTGGACCTAGCTCCATTACGCTTGGGATTATGGTTGGTATTTTTTTAATAATCTTATGTATTTTAACAACCGGACTTTATACATTTTTTGCAAATAAATATTTTGACAAAGTTCAACAAGAAGTTATAGAGGATTTGGAAAAAAGTGGTGCTTTAGATGATTTGAAGCTAGGCAAAACAAAAGAGAGGGAAAATTATGAATAA
- a CDS encoding universal stress protein, with protein MKKILFAIDDTKACQKAASFIVDFFGKDERFSITLVHVKTPIMLYGEAALAAYEEIENKESKESSKLLEKFVDIFRNNNIDVTSVMLEGEAVEEVLEYSKDYDLLAIGHSESSIWNSIFSSNQSSFSEKSPIPILIVK; from the coding sequence ATGAAAAAGATTTTATTTGCAATTGATGATACAAAGGCGTGTCAAAAGGCTGCTAGTTTTATTGTTGATTTTTTTGGGAAAGATGAACGCTTTAGCATTACTTTAGTGCATGTAAAAACGCCAATAATGCTATATGGAGAGGCAGCACTTGCAGCATATGAAGAGATAGAAAACAAAGAAAGCAAAGAAAGTAGTAAGCTATTAGAAAAGTTTGTTGATATTTTTAGAAATAATAATATTGATGTTACAAGTGTTATGCTAGAAGGTGAAGCAGTAGAGGAAGTGCTAGAGTATTCTAAAGATTATGATTTATTGGCGATAGGACATAGTGAGAGTAGTATTTGGAATAGTATTTTTTCAAGCAATCAAAGTAGTTTCTCTGAAAAGTCTCCTATACCGATTCTAATTGTAAAGTAA
- a CDS encoding molybdopterin molybdotransferase MoeA: MELTQAIKALELAGRNFKLETQILPLSSLNKRILSEDIICQKSLPAFDNSAMDGFACCLSDRQSKVIGTILAGDFSSLSIKSGESIKIMTGAKIPNGADFVVPFEEVEGGFSAEKIVLNKEYQKGQNIRIMGEEVSRGNILLSVGDELDSSALMILASQGISHASVYEKLKICVFSSGDELKEPWESAADYQIYNSNTTMIIENLKEVGIECSYGGVLRDDKDSIRAILDSAYDVIFTTGGASKGEADFMREILSENGEFIVDFINIKPGKPIMVSKYRSKNRDKFIVALPGNPLASCVLLKFLIIPFLRQLSGASAHYLQYISLKNTESFRKKNRVEAMLGDIKNGEFSVVRGYTSGEILPIFRSSAIAIFSQDRCDIESKDQIKILPFKSLWGKIESNYIN, from the coding sequence ATGGAATTAACACAAGCGATAAAAGCATTAGAATTAGCCGGTAGAAACTTTAAGCTAGAGACACAAATTTTGCCTCTATCTAGTTTAAATAAACGAATTTTAAGTGAGGACATTATTTGCCAAAAGTCTTTACCTGCGTTTGATAATTCTGCTATGGATGGGTTTGCTTGTTGTCTAAGTGATAGACAAAGCAAAGTGATAGGAACGATACTAGCTGGTGATTTTTCTTCTCTTAGCATTAAAAGTGGAGAATCTATAAAAATAATGACAGGAGCAAAGATACCTAATGGCGCAGACTTTGTAGTGCCATTTGAAGAGGTAGAAGGGGGCTTTAGTGCAGAGAAGATAGTATTAAATAAAGAATATCAAAAGGGACAAAATATTCGCATTATGGGAGAAGAAGTAAGCAGGGGAAATATACTCTTAAGTGTTGGAGATGAGTTAGATTCAAGTGCATTAATGATTCTAGCTTCACAAGGCATAAGTCATGCTAGTGTGTATGAGAAGCTAAAAATTTGTGTTTTTTCTAGTGGAGATGAGCTAAAAGAGCCGTGGGAGAGTGCAGCTGACTATCAAATATATAACTCAAATACAACAATGATAATAGAGAATCTAAAAGAAGTTGGTATAGAGTGTAGCTATGGTGGAGTGTTAAGAGATGATAAGGATAGTATAAGGGCTATTTTAGATAGTGCTTATGATGTGATTTTTACAACTGGTGGAGCTAGTAAAGGCGAGGCTGATTTTATGCGCGAGATTCTAAGTGAAAATGGTGAGTTTATAGTTGATTTTATAAATATTAAACCAGGAAAACCAATAATGGTATCAAAATATAGAAGTAAAAATAGGGATAAGTTTATAGTAGCATTACCAGGGAATCCTTTAGCTTCTTGTGTGTTGTTAAAGTTTTTAATTATTCCATTTTTAAGGCAGCTTAGTGGTGCTAGTGCACATTATTTGCAATATATATCTCTAAAAAATACTGAATCTTTTAGAAAAAAAAATAGAGTAGAAGCTATGCTTGGAGATATTAAAAATGGAGAGTTTAGTGTGGTTAGGGGTTATACCTCTGGGGAGATTTTGCCTATTTTTAGAAGTAGTGCTATTGCTATTTTTTCACAAGATAGATGTGATATAGAAAGTAAAGATCAAATTAAAATATTGCCTTTTAAAAGTTTATGGGGCAAAATAGAATCTAATTACATAAATTAG
- a CDS encoding nitrogen fixation protein NifS, whose amino-acid sequence MFDFLHNPPLNRELINMLGGDRVNMLSITPNAQQKSKKDNQALSETLHCAISRPFSFSLESFSFLLSLCEAYGRVGVIASANKMLYEASRTHNNCIQIIPNIDNGSVESGVREALSNGVKCFFVPYLNEDILTSNLYLDEILHSCFSVWDISYALALNLPLPKNANFMLINGENLGVLRGYGILCSKKSDFFGLSALSMYLEIENLYEVFIKAISLKQECSGIDYACRFFEHIKEILHDDVYRFYNTPKNTLPLGLVSSRARNLIQSLLFDDISLINGVDCLYGFSSPSFVLQLMGFSEDRARELLCLSFNNQNIDDTTIKESAIKIANNFLQLKKLQG is encoded by the coding sequence ATGTTTGATTTTTTGCATAATCCACCGCTTAATAGAGAACTAATAAATATGCTTGGTGGAGATAGAGTAAATATGCTAAGTATCACGCCAAATGCACAACAAAAATCCAAAAAAGACAACCAAGCTTTAAGCGAGACTTTGCATTGTGCTATATCGCGCCCTTTTAGTTTTAGTTTGGAATCTTTTTCTTTCTTGCTTAGTTTATGTGAGGCTTATGGTAGAGTTGGAGTAATTGCAAGTGCAAATAAAATGCTATATGAAGCCTCAAGAACACATAATAATTGCATACAAATTATCCCAAATATCGATAATGGAAGTGTTGAAAGCGGAGTAAGAGAGGCACTCTCTAATGGAGTTAAGTGTTTTTTTGTTCCGTATTTAAATGAAGATATTTTAACTTCGAATCTATATTTAGATGAAATACTTCATTCTTGCTTTAGTGTTTGGGATATTAGCTATGCATTAGCACTAAATTTGCCACTACCAAAAAATGCAAATTTCATGCTTATAAATGGTGAAAATCTAGGGGTTCTTAGAGGATATGGAATCTTGTGCAGTAAAAAGAGTGATTTTTTTGGGCTTAGTGCTTTAAGTATGTATTTAGAGATAGAAAATTTGTATGAAGTATTCATAAAAGCAATATCGCTAAAGCAAGAATGTAGCGGTATAGACTATGCTTGTAGATTTTTTGAGCATATAAAAGAAATATTGCATGATGATGTGTATAGATTCTACAACACGCCAAAAAATACGCTACCATTGGGGCTTGTATCTAGTAGGGCTAGAAATCTCATTCAAAGTTTGCTTTTTGATGATATATCTTTAATTAATGGGGTTGATTGTTTATATGGCTTTTCTAGTCCTTCTTTTGTTTTGCAACTTATGGGGTTTAGTGAAGATAGGGCCAGAGAGCTTTTATGTCTTAGCTTTAACAATCAAAATATAGATGATACAACAATAAAAGAAAGTGCAATAAAGATAGCTAATAATTTTTTACAATTAAAAAAACTACAAGGATAA
- the selB gene encoding selenocysteine-specific translation elongation factor, producing MQNLIIGTIGHIDHGKTSLIETINGFWGDSRKEEQERGITLDLSFSNCLSNNKNISFIDVPGHEKLVKHMIAGAFGMDYCMLVVAANEGLKPQSIEHIKIAKLLGVSSFIVVFTKCDLEDIDTTNATNEILELISPLKIFHTSIYDKKSIESLKNYLFSLPNKIHRNLDVFRYYIDRVFTLKGIGCVVSGTLLDGRLALEDKIWCCNLNRALNIKNIQNHGEYLKVANIGERVAINLSGVSHNELKRGDLLTKKGYFRGFDTLEVSIELFSDVAHNSDVIFYIGALKCNARILFLDDSKKYATIKTQQKIFAIFGERFIIRDDNVTLGGGSILGAIADPMKKSQKLHCVKLLYKRDFKNAFLLLLEVHKKGFGLLSATQRFAISKEEALNIANTLENCYVDSLNLVVYPKSSIDVVLGYIKEILHKNKKALLSSTLLTQKYSWVSENLATLALECAISDKLVVKKESFFVSPSFNDSVHSYVYNEIYSMLLTQEYEPLAPYNIYDVLDIDRKTGDDALKILTKEKKVLRLSHKLFITSSALSKLLEEMRSIIKNEGYLDINNFKRHFPLSRKYLITYLDYLDSFSDIINTNGTRTLKDS from the coding sequence ATGCAAAATTTAATTATAGGCACTATTGGGCATATAGACCATGGAAAGACAAGTCTAATAGAGACTATAAATGGTTTTTGGGGAGATAGCAGAAAGGAAGAGCAAGAAAGAGGAATCACGCTTGATTTGAGCTTCTCTAATTGTCTAAGCAATAATAAAAATATTTCTTTTATCGATGTGCCTGGACATGAGAAGCTAGTAAAGCATATGATAGCAGGTGCGTTTGGTATGGACTATTGTATGCTTGTAGTAGCTGCAAATGAAGGGCTTAAGCCACAAAGTATAGAGCATATAAAAATTGCAAAATTGCTTGGAGTTAGTAGCTTTATAGTTGTTTTTACAAAATGTGATTTAGAAGATATAGATACTACAAATGCGACAAATGAGATACTAGAGCTAATCTCTCCTTTAAAAATATTTCACACTTCAATATATGATAAAAAAAGCATTGAATCTTTAAAAAATTATCTATTCTCACTACCAAATAAGATTCATAGAAATTTAGATGTTTTTAGATATTACATAGATAGGGTATTTACGCTAAAGGGTATAGGTTGTGTTGTAAGTGGGACATTGCTTGATGGAAGGTTGGCTTTAGAAGATAAAATTTGGTGTTGTAATTTAAATAGGGCATTAAATATAAAAAATATACAAAACCATGGCGAGTATCTAAAAGTAGCAAACATTGGAGAGAGAGTTGCTATAAACTTAAGTGGAGTATCACATAATGAGCTAAAAAGAGGCGATTTGTTAACAAAGAAGGGCTATTTTAGGGGATTTGATACTTTAGAAGTTAGTATTGAACTCTTTAGTGATGTAGCACATAATAGTGATGTAATATTTTATATAGGTGCATTAAAGTGCAACGCTAGAATCTTGTTTTTAGATGATTCTAAAAAGTATGCAACAATAAAAACGCAACAAAAGATTTTTGCAATTTTTGGAGAGAGATTCATAATAAGAGATGATAATGTAACACTAGGTGGCGGTAGCATACTTGGAGCAATAGCAGATCCTATGAAGAAGTCTCAAAAATTACATTGTGTAAAGCTTTTATATAAAAGAGATTTTAAAAATGCGTTTTTGTTGCTTTTAGAAGTGCATAAAAAAGGATTTGGACTTCTTAGTGCTACACAAAGATTTGCAATCTCAAAAGAAGAAGCACTAAATATTGCTAATACTTTGGAGAATTGCTATGTAGATAGCCTAAATTTAGTCGTATATCCAAAAAGCAGTATAGATGTTGTGCTAGGATATATTAAAGAAATATTACACAAGAATAAAAAAGCACTTCTATCAAGCACACTATTAACCCAAAAATACTCATGGGTATCGGAAAATCTTGCTACACTTGCTTTAGAGTGTGCAATTAGCGATAAACTAGTTGTTAAAAAAGAATCTTTTTTTGTATCTCCTAGCTTTAATGATAGTGTGCATAGTTATGTGTATAATGAAATATACTCTATGCTACTTACCCAAGAGTATGAACCACTTGCACCATATAATATTTATGATGTTTTAGATATTGATAGAAAAACAGGTGATGATGCTTTAAAGATTCTAACTAAAGAAAAGAAGGTATTAAGACTTAGTCATAAGCTATTTATTACATCTAGTGCGTTATCTAAGCTACTTGAAGAGATGAGGTCTATTATAAAAAATGAAGGATATTTGGATATTAATAATTTTAAGAGACATTTTCCATTAAGTAGAAAATATTTAATTACATATCTTGATTATCTTGATAGTTTTTCAGATATTATAAACACCAATGGAACAAGGACATTAAAGGATAGTTGA